In one window of Flavobacterium ginsengisoli DNA:
- the fahA gene encoding fumarylacetoacetase: MPITANDTSRKSWLEVPENSDFPIQNIPFGVFLTKENVVTVGTRIGDYAIDLGALQQLNYFEGIELTDDMFMQDTLNDFISDGKKTWRLVRNRIAEIFDETNPQLRDSTKHRDIVIFKIEDVEMQLPVLIGDYTDFYSSREHATNVGKMFRDPENALLPNWLHIPVGYHGRSSTIVPSGIPVHRPMGQTLPAGHDTPVFGASRLVDFELETAFITTDVNVMGENISTYEAEDYIFGMVLLNDWSARDMQKWEYVPLGPFLAKNFATSISPWIVTMDALEPFRTKGPKQDPSPLPYLQTKGKKAFDIHLEVSLQPEDQEETVISTSNFKYMYWSMAQQLTHHTSNGCRVNSGDMMGSGTISGPTPDSFGSMLELTWGGKNPLKLKDGSERKFIEDNDTVIIRGFCENKEVRIGFGEVSSQLLPPFTRQ; this comes from the coding sequence ATGCCAATAACCGCCAACGATACCAGTAGAAAATCATGGTTAGAAGTACCAGAAAATAGCGACTTCCCTATTCAGAATATTCCTTTTGGTGTATTTCTTACGAAAGAAAATGTCGTTACTGTAGGAACTAGAATTGGCGATTACGCCATAGATTTAGGGGCTTTACAGCAATTAAACTATTTTGAGGGAATAGAATTAACTGATGATATGTTTATGCAGGATACGCTAAATGATTTTATTTCTGACGGAAAAAAAACATGGCGTTTAGTTAGAAATCGTATCGCAGAGATATTCGACGAAACTAATCCTCAGCTAAGAGATTCAACAAAACACCGCGATATTGTTATATTTAAGATCGAAGATGTAGAGATGCAATTACCAGTTTTAATTGGTGATTATACTGACTTTTATTCAAGTAGAGAACATGCTACAAATGTAGGTAAAATGTTCCGTGACCCAGAAAATGCATTACTGCCAAACTGGCTTCATATTCCAGTTGGATATCATGGAAGAAGCTCTACAATTGTACCATCTGGAATTCCGGTTCACAGACCAATGGGACAAACTTTACCAGCTGGTCATGACACACCTGTTTTTGGTGCTTCGCGTTTAGTAGATTTTGAATTGGAAACGGCTTTCATTACAACAGACGTTAATGTAATGGGAGAAAATATTTCAACTTACGAAGCTGAAGATTATATTTTCGGAATGGTTTTACTAAATGACTGGAGTGCGCGCGATATGCAAAAATGGGAATATGTGCCTCTTGGACCATTCTTAGCAAAAAACTTTGCTACTTCAATTTCACCTTGGATTGTAACTATGGATGCTTTGGAACCTTTTAGAACTAAGGGACCAAAACAAGATCCTTCACCACTTCCTTATTTACAGACAAAAGGAAAAAAGGCTTTTGATATTCATTTAGAAGTTTCTTTACAACCAGAAGATCAGGAAGAAACTGTGATTTCAACATCTAATTTCAAATATATGTATTGGTCTATGGCTCAGCAATTGACACACCATACATCAAACGGATGTCGCGTGAATTCTGGTGACATGATGGGTTCTGGAACAATTTCTGGTCCAACTCCAGATAGTTTTGGTTCTATGCTAGAATTAACTTGGGGTGGAAAAAATCCGCTTAAATTAAAAGACGGAAGCGAACGCAAATTTATTGAGGATAATGATACTGTAATTATTCGTGGTTTCTGTGAAAATAAAGAAGTAAGAATTGGATTTGGAGAAGTTTCTAGCCAATTGTTACCTCCTTTTACAAGACAATGA
- a CDS encoding endonuclease/exonuclease/phosphatase family protein: MKKIFFILSVLSSGALFSQSDSQDKNELTFATYNVSMESDNYSPKGAMGKSEQMLINQLSSGHNAQIRNIAQIIQTVKPDVILLNEFDYIKDPELGVKAFIKNYLNVSQGGAAAIDYPYYYYSTVNTGQPSPYDLNNDGKLSNSGNDAWAFGMYPGQYGMMLLSKYPIDVNAIRTFQHFKWKDMPEALITKKADGSDWYSKKAWKEFPLSSKSHWDVPVEIGNKTVHVLVSHPTPPTFDGAEDRNGKRNHDEIRFWRDYISDNSASYIYDDKGLKGGLPPNSRFVIMGDQNASPVEGDAIREGIKSLVESPKINSDFTPASKGGAEFSPKNPFGVNHTAFWRMRADYVLPSRLGFKIVNSGVFWPAKGEPMSELVEKRESSSDHRLVWVKVILE, from the coding sequence ATGAAGAAAATATTTTTTATCCTTTCCGTGCTTTCTTCCGGAGCTCTTTTTTCACAGTCCGATTCACAAGACAAAAATGAACTTACCTTTGCTACCTACAATGTAAGTATGGAATCTGATAATTATTCTCCCAAAGGTGCAATGGGAAAATCGGAGCAGATGTTAATTAATCAACTTAGTTCAGGGCATAATGCTCAAATCAGAAATATTGCCCAGATTATTCAGACCGTTAAGCCAGATGTAATTTTGCTAAACGAGTTTGATTATATTAAAGATCCTGAACTTGGCGTAAAGGCATTTATAAAAAATTATTTGAATGTGAGCCAAGGCGGAGCAGCAGCCATCGATTATCCTTACTACTATTATTCGACAGTGAATACTGGCCAGCCAAGCCCTTATGATTTGAACAATGACGGAAAGTTGAGTAATTCAGGAAATGATGCATGGGCATTTGGTATGTATCCTGGGCAATATGGGATGATGCTTTTGTCTAAATATCCTATTGATGTTAATGCAATTCGTACTTTTCAACATTTTAAATGGAAAGATATGCCAGAAGCATTAATTACCAAAAAAGCAGATGGATCGGATTGGTATAGCAAGAAAGCATGGAAAGAATTTCCATTATCTTCAAAATCTCACTGGGATGTTCCTGTAGAAATTGGTAATAAAACAGTTCATGTTTTAGTTAGTCATCCAACTCCTCCCACTTTTGATGGTGCTGAAGACCGCAATGGGAAAAGAAATCACGATGAAATCAGATTCTGGAGAGATTATATTTCAGACAATTCGGCTTCGTATATTTATGATGATAAAGGTTTAAAAGGCGGATTGCCTCCAAATTCTCGATTTGTCATAATGGGTGATCAAAACGCTTCACCAGTTGAGGGAGATGCTATTAGAGAAGGCATAAAGTCTTTAGTAGAGAGTCCGAAAATTAATAGCGACTTTACACCCGCTAGTAAAGGTGGTGCTGAATTTAGTCCTAAAAATCCTTTTGGAGTTAATCATACGGCTTTTTGGAGAATGCGTGCAGATTATGTATTGCCATCGAGACTTGGTTTTAAGATTGTTAACAGTGGTGTGTTCTGGCCTGCAAAGGGTGAGCCAATGTCAGAATTAGTCGAAAAACGAGAGTCAAGCTCTGATCATCGTTTGGTTTGGGTAAAAGTAATTTTAGAATAA
- a CDS encoding agmatine deiminase family protein gives MSTNNRRFPAEWEKQQGIVLCFPHNGNDWPGKYEAVQWAFVEFIKKVATFETVFLVVADEKLKEKVADMLERARVNTENVSYIVHKTNRSWMRDSGPIIVKNGSKREALNFNFNGWAKYKNYQLDKFVPGKVADFIDVPLTQVMYKGKPVIVEGGAIDVNGKGTLLTSEECLMHPTIQVRNPGFTKEDYEAVFKEYLGVTNVIWLGDGIEGDDTHGHIDDLCRFVNEDTIVTIVETDKNDSNYKPLQDNLKRLQNAKLENGKSPVIVALPMPKRVDFEDLRLPASYANFLILNNCVLVPTFNDSNDRVALNILAECFPDREVIGISCIDFIWGFGTLHCLSQQIPA, from the coding sequence ATGTCAACAAATAATAGAAGATTTCCAGCAGAATGGGAAAAACAGCAAGGAATTGTATTGTGTTTTCCGCATAATGGTAACGATTGGCCAGGAAAATATGAAGCTGTTCAATGGGCTTTTGTAGAGTTTATTAAAAAAGTAGCGACTTTTGAAACTGTTTTTTTGGTGGTTGCCGATGAAAAACTAAAAGAAAAAGTTGCTGATATGCTTGAAAGAGCTCGCGTTAATACTGAAAACGTTTCTTATATTGTTCATAAAACAAACAGAAGCTGGATGCGCGATTCAGGACCAATTATTGTAAAAAATGGTTCAAAAAGAGAAGCGTTAAACTTCAACTTTAATGGATGGGCAAAATATAAAAACTACCAATTAGACAAATTCGTTCCGGGTAAAGTGGCAGATTTTATTGATGTTCCTTTAACTCAAGTAATGTACAAAGGAAAACCAGTAATTGTAGAAGGTGGAGCGATTGATGTAAACGGAAAAGGAACTTTATTGACTTCTGAAGAGTGTTTGATGCACCCAACAATTCAAGTAAGAAATCCTGGTTTTACAAAAGAAGATTACGAAGCTGTTTTTAAAGAGTATCTTGGAGTTACAAACGTAATTTGGCTGGGAGACGGGATAGAAGGAGATGATACGCACGGACATATCGACGATTTATGCCGATTTGTAAATGAAGATACAATCGTAACGATTGTAGAAACAGATAAAAACGATTCAAACTATAAGCCATTACAGGATAATTTGAAACGTCTGCAAAATGCAAAACTAGAAAACGGAAAATCTCCAGTAATTGTAGCATTGCCAATGCCAAAACGTGTTGATTTTGAAGATTTAAGATTGCCAGCAAGCTATGCTAATTTCTTAATCTTGAATAATTGCGTTTTAGTGCCAACATTTAACGATAGTAATGATCGAGTTGCTTTGAATATCTTGGCAGAATGTTTCCCAGATCGTGAAGTAATCGGTATTAGCTGTATTGATTTCATTTGGGGATTTGGAACTTTACATTGTTTAAGTCAGCAGATTCCTGCATAA
- a CDS encoding choice-of-anchor I family protein — protein MASCNNDENSNSTPEVGANENPGTFKEIGSITIGGEAAAEISAYCEKTKRLFTVNNSGVNQIDVIDISDPTKPLKIGQINLATYEGAANSVSVFDGKLAVALESTVNKQGNGKVVIFNTSDYSLIKQVTVGALPDMITFSPDGKYIMTANEGEPNTDYSQDPNGTISIIETSTYNVTTLDFSSFAGQAEALKKDGFRISKFAKTSFAQDIEPEYITISDDSKTAWVTLQENNGVAKVDLTSKTITAIYPLGLKDYNTAENAIDVSDSDNKIAFNPWKVKGLYMPDAISHYTVNNVPYFVTANEGDAREYTAYTDVKRMKNMTLDATAFPDACYFKIRC, from the coding sequence TTGGCAAGCTGTAACAATGACGAAAATTCAAACAGCACTCCCGAAGTTGGTGCAAATGAAAATCCTGGAACTTTTAAAGAAATTGGTTCTATTACAATTGGCGGAGAAGCCGCTGCAGAAATCTCGGCTTACTGCGAAAAAACAAAAAGACTTTTTACTGTAAATAACAGCGGTGTAAATCAAATTGATGTTATCGACATCTCTGATCCGACAAAACCTCTTAAAATAGGACAAATTAATTTGGCTACATATGAAGGCGCTGCAAACAGTGTTTCTGTTTTTGACGGAAAACTTGCTGTAGCTTTAGAATCTACAGTAAACAAACAAGGAAACGGTAAAGTAGTTATTTTCAACACTTCAGATTATAGCTTAATTAAGCAAGTTACAGTTGGTGCATTGCCCGATATGATTACTTTTTCTCCTGATGGAAAATACATCATGACCGCTAACGAAGGTGAGCCAAATACTGATTATTCGCAAGATCCAAACGGAACAATTTCGATCATTGAAACTAGTACTTATAATGTAACAACTTTAGATTTTAGTTCGTTTGCAGGTCAGGCAGAAGCACTGAAAAAAGACGGATTTAGAATTTCAAAATTTGCTAAAACTAGTTTCGCTCAAGATATCGAGCCAGAATACATCACCATTTCTGACGATTCTAAAACGGCTTGGGTAACTTTACAAGAAAATAATGGTGTTGCAAAGGTCGATTTAACTTCTAAAACTATTACAGCAATTTACCCTTTAGGTTTAAAAGATTACAATACTGCTGAAAATGCAATTGATGTTAGCGATAGCGACAATAAAATTGCATTCAATCCATGGAAAGTAAAAGGTCTTTATATGCCAGACGCCATCAGCCATTATACTGTAAACAATGTTCCTTATTTTGTAACCGCTAATGAAGGTGATGCAAGAGAATATACTGCTTACACTGATGTAAAGCGTATGAAAAACATGACACTTGATGCAACGGCTTTTCCAGATGCTTGCTACTTTAAAATTAGATGCTAA
- a CDS encoding choice-of-anchor I domain-containing protein translates to MLATLKLDANMGRLNLVADMGDTDGDGDLDEMVSFGGRSFSIWNGNTGKIVFDSKNDVDKKTNEIGTYDDKRSDDKGSEPEAVVVAKMGNQNILFVGLERSDAFMVYDATNPTSPQYLQTVKTGDAPEGLLFIPASKSPTKRSLLVVSDEGDGTVKIYQPDLK, encoded by the coding sequence ATGCTTGCTACTTTAAAATTAGATGCTAACATGGGAAGATTAAACCTTGTTGCTGATATGGGAGATACTGACGGAGATGGAGATTTGGACGAAATGGTAAGTTTTGGAGGTAGATCATTTTCTATTTGGAATGGAAACACTGGAAAAATCGTTTTTGACAGTAAAAATGATGTTGACAAAAAAACAAATGAAATTGGCACATACGATGACAAAAGAAGCGATGACAAAGGTTCTGAGCCAGAAGCTGTGGTTGTAGCTAAAATGGGAAATCAAAATATTTTATTTGTTGGTTTAGAAAGATCTGATGCTTTTATGGTTTATGATGCAACAAACCCAACTTCTCCACAATATTTACAAACAGTAAAAACAGGAGATGCTCCAGAAGGTTTATTATTTATTCCAGCTTCAAAAAGCCCAACAAAAAGAAGCTTATTAGTAGTAAGCGACGAAGGTGATGGAACTGTTAAAATTTATCAGCCAGATTTGAAATAA
- a CDS encoding OmpA family protein produces MKKKLVSASLLLLSFAAGAQNMATTSTKPNVEQEYNKWSIELNGGVNKPTRAMTPGYTTESLNFFHGDLGVRYMFNPKFGLKLDVGYDQFKEKKDTPDFESRYVRASLQGVINVGRALNFETWTNTIGLLAHGGFGVSQISTETGFGGQDYMAHGIAGLTGQIRLSDRVALTGDLTGIINGRQNWNFDGMGNTTTGSFDGILLNASVGLTFYLGKNQKHADWVGEEDRIGELEKRVDLIETGLIDSDKDGVADLYDLEPNSIAGVAVNTKGQSIDNNQNGVPDELESYLDKTYEKKGAGTATNNTVEELINGGYVNVYFDFNSSKPTNASLSGVDFLVKYLKNNPGKSADIIGYADEIGNSNYNVELSRKRAEAVKKVAVNAGIDASRLNVIANGEDTSVNKNSKEARQIVRRVTFQVK; encoded by the coding sequence ATGAAAAAGAAATTAGTATCAGCCTCTCTATTATTACTATCTTTTGCGGCAGGCGCACAAAATATGGCTACGACTTCTACAAAACCTAATGTAGAGCAAGAATACAACAAATGGTCAATTGAACTTAATGGTGGTGTTAACAAACCAACAAGAGCTATGACTCCAGGTTATACTACTGAATCATTAAACTTTTTTCACGGTGATCTAGGAGTAAGATATATGTTTAATCCAAAATTTGGTTTGAAATTAGATGTTGGTTACGACCAATTTAAAGAGAAAAAAGATACTCCAGATTTTGAAAGCCGCTATGTTAGAGCAAGTTTACAAGGGGTTATCAATGTTGGACGTGCATTAAATTTTGAAACTTGGACAAACACAATTGGTCTTTTAGCACATGGAGGTTTTGGAGTTTCTCAAATTAGCACTGAAACAGGATTTGGAGGTCAAGATTACATGGCTCACGGAATTGCCGGTTTAACTGGACAAATCAGATTAAGTGACCGAGTAGCTTTAACAGGAGATCTTACTGGAATTATAAACGGAAGACAAAACTGGAACTTTGACGGAATGGGAAACACAACAACTGGTTCTTTTGACGGTATTTTACTGAATGCTTCTGTTGGTTTAACGTTCTACTTAGGAAAAAACCAGAAACATGCTGACTGGGTTGGTGAAGAAGATAGAATTGGCGAATTGGAAAAAAGAGTGGACTTAATCGAAACTGGTCTTATCGATTCAGACAAAGATGGAGTTGCTGATTTATACGATTTAGAACCAAACTCTATTGCCGGAGTTGCTGTTAATACAAAAGGGCAATCTATTGATAATAATCAAAATGGTGTGCCAGATGAGCTAGAAAGCTATTTGGATAAAACTTACGAGAAAAAAGGTGCTGGAACAGCTACAAACAATACTGTTGAAGAATTAATCAACGGTGGTTATGTAAATGTTTATTTCGATTTCAACTCGTCTAAACCTACAAACGCTTCTTTATCTGGTGTAGATTTCTTAGTGAAATATTTGAAAAACAATCCTGGAAAATCAGCAGATATTATTGGATATGCTGACGAAATTGGAAACTCAAACTACAATGTTGAGCTATCAAGAAAAAGAGCTGAAGCTGTTAAAAAAGTGGCTGTAAATGCAGGTATTGATGCTTCAAGATTGAATGTAATTGCTAACGGAGAAGATACTTCTGTTAACAAAAATTCTAAAGAGGCACGTCAGATCGTGAGAAGAGTTACTTTCCAAGTGAAGTAA